In Hyalangium minutum, the following proteins share a genomic window:
- a CDS encoding threonine ammonia-lyase — MVNLQDILAARERIRGAIRPTPCPASDYFTERTGCASVWFKMENLQRTGAFKERGALNKLLTLSSDEKARGVIAASAGNHAQGLAYHARKLGVKATIVMPERTPLIKVSRTRDEYGARVVLKGTNFDEAYAEAVRLQQEQNLVFVHPFNDPHVIAGQGTIGLELMEQTPFVDMVVVPIGGGGLISGIACALKETNPRIQVVGVQTAALASMKASLEAGCVVELPAGATIADGIAVRRPGELTYAMVRKYVDEVVTVDEEEIANAILVMLEQEKSVVEGAGAVGVAALINNHIPKANDKKVVILLGGGNIDMNVISRIIERGLVKAGRLVRLEVSMPDRPGMLARLTTQIAEQRANVVEIHHNRAFSKKAGLGEVMVEVTLETTGRPHIQELMDALARQGWQVSEET; from the coding sequence ATGGTGAACCTCCAGGACATCCTCGCCGCGCGGGAGCGCATCCGCGGCGCCATCCGTCCCACGCCTTGCCCTGCTTCGGACTACTTCACGGAGCGGACGGGCTGCGCGTCCGTGTGGTTCAAGATGGAGAACCTGCAGCGCACCGGTGCCTTCAAGGAGCGCGGTGCGCTCAACAAGCTGCTCACATTGAGCTCCGACGAGAAGGCGCGGGGTGTCATCGCCGCCTCGGCCGGCAACCACGCCCAGGGGCTCGCCTACCACGCGCGCAAGCTGGGCGTGAAGGCCACCATCGTCATGCCGGAGCGCACCCCGCTCATCAAGGTGTCGCGCACGCGGGACGAGTACGGCGCGCGCGTGGTGCTCAAGGGCACCAACTTCGACGAGGCCTACGCGGAGGCCGTGCGCCTGCAGCAGGAGCAGAACCTGGTCTTCGTGCACCCGTTCAATGATCCGCACGTCATCGCCGGGCAGGGCACCATCGGGCTGGAGCTGATGGAGCAGACGCCCTTCGTGGACATGGTGGTGGTGCCCATTGGCGGCGGCGGGCTCATCTCGGGCATCGCCTGCGCGCTCAAGGAGACCAACCCACGCATCCAGGTGGTGGGCGTGCAGACGGCGGCGCTGGCCAGCATGAAGGCGTCGCTGGAGGCGGGCTGCGTGGTGGAGCTGCCCGCGGGGGCCACCATCGCGGACGGAATTGCAGTGCGGCGGCCCGGCGAGCTCACCTACGCCATGGTGCGCAAGTACGTGGACGAGGTGGTGACGGTGGACGAGGAGGAGATCGCCAACGCCATCCTCGTCATGCTGGAGCAGGAGAAGAGCGTGGTGGAGGGCGCCGGTGCCGTGGGCGTGGCCGCGCTCATCAACAACCACATCCCCAAGGCCAACGACAAGAAGGTCGTCATCCTGCTGGGCGGCGGCAACATCGACATGAACGTCATCAGCCGCATCATCGAGCGCGGCCTGGTGAAGGCCGGGCGCCTGGTGCGGCTGGAGGTGAGCATGCCGGACCGGCCGGGCATGCTGGCGCGGCTGACGACACAGATCGCCGAGCAGCGCGCCAACGTGGTGGAGATTCACCACAACCGCGCCTTCTCGAAGAAGGCGGGGCTGGGCGAGGTGATGGTGGAGGTGACGCTGGAGACCACGGGCCGCCCCCACATCCAAGAGCTGATGGACGCGCTGGCCCGCCAGGGCTGGCAGGTCTCCGAGGAGACCTGA
- a CDS encoding MFS transporter, whose translation MEAQGSGSQQARGGWRFLLRALGHRNYRLFFAGQSVSLIGTWLTRVATSWLVYRLSGSALMLGIIGFCGQLPTFLLGPIAGVWVDRWNRHRLLVVTQVLAMLQSFALAVLALTGHITVFHVAWLSVVQGLINAFDMPARQSFVVEMIEDRADLPNAIALNSSMFNGARLLGPSVAGALIAWVGEGGCFLIDGFSYLAVIASLLAMRLTVRPRAQRSQHVLTELKEGFNYAFRFAPIRAVLGLLALVSLMGMPFTVLMPVMASQVLHGGPHTLGFLMAASGLGALGGAVFLASRRTVRGFGTVIVSTAATFGLGLVAFALSRNVPLSLVTMALCGFGMMVTMAASNTVLQTIVEERMRGRLMSFYAMAFMGTAPFGSLLAGAMAARVGAPATIAIGGVACLLGAVWVRLKLPRLREQVRPIYQRLGIIPEVASGMQSTTRSVGSTES comes from the coding sequence ATGGAGGCACAGGGCTCCGGGTCGCAGCAGGCGCGCGGTGGGTGGCGGTTCCTGCTCCGGGCGCTGGGACATCGCAACTACCGGCTCTTCTTCGCCGGGCAGAGCGTGTCGCTGATTGGCACGTGGCTCACGCGCGTGGCGACGAGCTGGCTGGTGTACCGCCTCTCCGGCTCGGCGCTGATGCTGGGCATTATCGGGTTCTGCGGGCAGCTGCCGACGTTCCTCCTCGGCCCCATCGCAGGGGTGTGGGTGGACCGCTGGAACCGGCACCGCTTGCTGGTCGTCACCCAGGTGCTCGCGATGCTCCAGTCGTTCGCGCTGGCCGTGCTCGCCCTCACGGGCCACATCACCGTCTTTCACGTCGCCTGGCTCAGCGTCGTCCAGGGGCTCATCAACGCCTTCGACATGCCGGCTCGGCAGTCCTTCGTGGTGGAGATGATCGAGGACCGTGCGGACCTGCCGAACGCCATCGCGCTCAACTCGTCTATGTTCAACGGCGCGCGGCTGCTGGGGCCCTCGGTGGCGGGCGCCCTCATCGCGTGGGTGGGGGAGGGCGGCTGCTTCCTCATCGACGGCTTCAGCTACCTGGCGGTGATTGCCTCCCTGCTCGCCATGAGGCTCACGGTGCGCCCCCGCGCGCAGCGCTCCCAGCATGTGCTCACCGAGCTGAAGGAGGGCTTCAACTACGCCTTCCGTTTCGCGCCGATCCGCGCGGTGCTGGGGCTGCTGGCGCTGGTCAGCCTGATGGGCATGCCCTTCACGGTGCTGATGCCGGTGATGGCCTCGCAGGTGCTGCACGGCGGCCCCCACACCCTGGGCTTCCTGATGGCGGCCTCGGGGCTGGGAGCGCTCGGGGGCGCGGTGTTCCTGGCGTCGCGGCGGACGGTGCGAGGGTTCGGCACCGTCATCGTCTCCACGGCGGCGACGTTCGGTCTGGGGCTCGTGGCGTTCGCCCTCTCCCGCAACGTGCCGCTGTCGCTCGTGACGATGGCGCTCTGCGGCTTCGGGATGATGGTGACGATGGCGGCCAGCAACACCGTGCTGCAGACCATCGTCGAGGAGCGCATGCGCGGACGGCTGATGAGCTTCTACGCGATGGCATTCATGGGCACCGCGCCCTTCGGGAGCTTGCTCGCCGGAGCGATGGCGGCTCGTGTCGGCGCCCCGGCGACCATCGCCATCGGCGGGGTGGCGTGCTTGTTGGGCGCGGTGTGGGTCCGCCTGAAGCTGCCCAGGCTGCGAGAGCAGGTGCGGCCCATCTACCAGCGGCTCGGAATCATTCCGGAAGTGGCCTCGGGGATGCAGTCCACGACCCGCAGTGTGGGCTCCACGGAGAGTTGA
- a CDS encoding Uma2 family endonuclease: MGKKPATYADLEALPENVMGELINGELHVSPRPATPHTVAASRVGAKLVVAFDEGSRGPGGWIILFKPEPHFGEDVLVSELAGWRRERLSRPPRTAALTLAPDWVCEVLSPSTSALDRGLKLPLYARQGVRHVWLMDPEARTLEVFRLEGTRYVLLVTHTGLARVRAEPFEALELDLAYLWGER, from the coding sequence ATGGGAAAGAAGCCGGCCACCTACGCGGATCTGGAGGCGTTGCCCGAGAACGTGATGGGGGAACTCATCAATGGGGAACTGCACGTCAGCCCCCGGCCCGCCACGCCTCATACGGTCGCGGCCTCGCGTGTGGGCGCCAAGCTTGTGGTGGCGTTCGATGAGGGCAGTCGCGGGCCGGGAGGATGGATCATCCTCTTTAAGCCCGAGCCGCACTTCGGTGAGGACGTCCTGGTATCCGAACTCGCGGGCTGGCGCCGGGAGCGCCTGTCTCGGCCCCCGCGCACCGCCGCGCTCACTCTGGCTCCGGACTGGGTGTGCGAAGTGCTCTCCCCGTCCACCTCCGCCCTGGACCGAGGACTCAAGCTTCCCCTCTACGCACGCCAGGGCGTGCGGCACGTCTGGTTGATGGACCCGGAAGCGCGCACGCTGGAGGTGTTCCGCTTGGAGGGCACGCGCTACGTGCTGCTCGTCACGCACACGGGGCTGGCCCGTGTACGTGCGGAGCCCTTCGAGGCTCTGGAGCTGGATTTGGCCTACCTCTGGGGCGAGAGGTAG
- a CDS encoding peptidase MA family metallohydrolase translates to MSPLFLSLLLAAAPSAQQAQKLAQSKSWEDLYLAYSAADPKGYSEADRKAIAAPLLKGCEALVAGDAVMAYSLGERSVAFEESPGGLRCLARAALSTDQRGTAEEALRKGLANYPKEGAFGLELGKLLIGDKDGPGAIAALEKVPPRSPQAAEAKKLLQKARSLSAEQSQARAEAEQLERRLNGGEGPSRGKTKPAVAQAPDDGDTRPASLTYESGVGEDGMRTRSNRRFVMKYFNNNRDFGQRAEYEGRVVAALEAAYEHTLGILGEARETPVDVILYTREEFRTHQGASLARSAAGLYSDGAIRINGGAELTEQTQATLVHEYVHAAVDELCGGSHQLPTWLNEGLAEYIEWRYLGGDGPPIVVGNALRGAARSGRLPSLSALAQGMLIQTADPGLAYATSAVAVRELMRRGGAPRLLTLLREVGQGTPFEQALRAHYGMDVAKLDEDLKAALSQR, encoded by the coding sequence ATGAGCCCCCTCTTCCTCTCCCTCCTCCTCGCCGCGGCGCCCTCGGCCCAACAGGCCCAGAAGCTCGCCCAGAGCAAGTCCTGGGAGGATCTCTACCTCGCCTACTCCGCCGCCGATCCCAAGGGCTACTCGGAGGCCGATCGCAAGGCCATCGCCGCTCCCCTCCTCAAGGGCTGCGAGGCGCTCGTCGCTGGTGACGCCGTCATGGCCTACTCCCTGGGCGAGCGCTCCGTCGCCTTCGAGGAGTCCCCCGGCGGCCTGCGCTGCCTCGCCCGCGCCGCCCTCAGCACGGATCAGCGCGGCACCGCCGAGGAGGCCCTCCGCAAGGGGCTCGCCAACTACCCCAAGGAGGGCGCCTTCGGCCTCGAGCTCGGCAAGCTCCTCATCGGCGACAAGGACGGCCCCGGCGCCATCGCCGCCCTCGAGAAGGTCCCCCCCCGCTCCCCCCAGGCCGCCGAGGCCAAGAAGCTCCTCCAGAAGGCCCGCAGCCTCTCCGCCGAGCAGTCCCAGGCCCGCGCCGAGGCCGAGCAGCTCGAGCGCCGCCTCAATGGCGGCGAAGGGCCCTCCCGCGGCAAGACGAAGCCCGCCGTCGCCCAGGCTCCCGATGACGGCGACACCCGCCCCGCCAGCCTCACCTACGAGTCCGGCGTCGGCGAGGACGGCATGCGCACCCGCTCCAACCGTCGCTTCGTCATGAAGTACTTCAACAACAACCGCGACTTCGGCCAGCGCGCCGAGTACGAGGGCCGCGTCGTCGCCGCCCTCGAAGCGGCCTACGAGCACACCCTCGGCATCCTCGGCGAGGCCCGCGAAACCCCCGTGGACGTCATCCTCTACACCCGCGAGGAGTTCCGCACCCACCAGGGCGCCTCGCTGGCCCGCTCCGCCGCCGGCCTGTACTCGGACGGCGCCATCCGCATCAACGGCGGCGCCGAGCTCACCGAGCAGACCCAGGCCACCCTCGTCCACGAGTACGTCCACGCCGCCGTGGACGAGCTGTGCGGCGGCAGCCACCAGCTGCCTACCTGGCTCAACGAGGGCCTCGCCGAGTACATCGAGTGGCGCTACCTCGGCGGCGATGGCCCCCCCATCGTCGTCGGCAACGCGCTCCGGGGTGCCGCCCGAAGCGGCCGGCTCCCCAGCCTCAGCGCCCTGGCCCAGGGCATGCTCATCCAGACGGCCGACCCGGGCCTGGCCTATGCGACCTCGGCGGTAGCCGTCCGGGAGCTGATGCGGCGCGGGGGGGCCCCTCGCCTGCTCACCCTCCTGCGCGAGGTAGGCCAGGGCACCCCCTTCGAGCAGGCCCTCCGGGCCCACTACGGGATGGACGTGGCAAAGCTGGACGAGGACCTCAAAGCGGCCCTCTCCCAGAGGTAG
- a CDS encoding DUF6982 domain-containing protein: MSDTRASMREFRFLDEKRKMGSLSPTEEARWTELRGLLGVQDAPVQEPAAAAPYAQPQGYYGADGQWYAAPAEAQPQGYYGADGQWYAAPAPYPQPQGYYGQDGQWYPYPAPAYPQQGYDPNQAYAAAYPQQGYDPNQAYAAAYPQQGYPQQGYPQQGYDPNQAYAAYPQQGYPQQAYDPNQAYAAYPQQGYPQQAYDPNQAYAAAYPQQGYDPNAAAYDPNQGYVAPAEAPQAYDAQAYAAPGYATQGQYPADPQQAYAADYAQPYDPAQAQVQEAWTTTAEPTYEPAASEPAAPLAGAEEVDFTALSTPTSWSPPEEPAPAAAEPEAPQAVEADDFVEVSADEVTSVEEAPEPVASFEEPAPELSAVSAQPVPEPTPEPSFASLSGGFEAEPTPVSEEAATPVEEAVEAVEAVEAVEAVEAAEPIELGSDDVSLIDSEVEQVEPEPEPVAPFAAEAALEAPAPQPTSEVVLETSFADVAVEEAAPLPEPQATFQTEPQPTFELPPEPEPQPTFELQPEPEPQPTFELQPEPEPQPTFELPPEPEPQPTFEAQPEPEPQPTFEAQPEPEPQPTFELPPEPEPLAAMPVEELSIDDVQPEPPAVPLPPSMDAAADAIPEAEISLTSSDMFEEAPAAPVLEAAPIETAPQEPASADVPTFEASELSMEPAAPEDSVASAPAAAEEPTFDVADLGAEIEPPAPAMAISIEPPSLELRSVQVGPDLQADTIELTEDAIESSPQAAAPAALTVPWETETTDSPSPEFQAPHAPANVEDVDLSGNPEESVPLATNADFVPGMTDSAAWQSDRSIELSSEAAPETGSDVIELTEASIEPPPAAIPAQDGWSAELTAQEAVPSTSADGWSEQAPQDSSWSEAPAQQALSSEWNATPENTESAPPAWSAPEQAQDDQPVLEATPADQDQPWSAQPEPAAQGEWSPSTPQDTGWQEQAPAAETPGWEALPVDSAQEFDAVPQPEAAQAPAPAQELQPVEELQPAEELQPAEELQPAEELQPIQELQPAEELQPIQEAEPAQEWTEQVPPAPPQQPERAEWAEPEPEWINDPPQRDVFGETTEISKLSGEQDEYAPREQWPEGPSPFARSMDDMGTGHVQQRPYPADSTAFDAPMQELSGEPDFAADTHAPPPPPVAATEAEPIDVSFDDAPPPPPVAATEAEPIDVSFDDAPPPPPVAATEAEPIDVSFDDVPPPPPAAAAEMPVVELGEVEFSEEPAPAPAAAIPLPPPPPAAAIALPPPAPAAARAAPAPAPRVAAPPPPPAAARATPLPAMPAPGVARPSAAGMQAMNAASLPPAAPARAPAMAMAPPPPPRAAAQADSAVAHEEIPLFEPLGVPLSPNTSAQASCFVEGEHRVIIHTIEGQVKRGIIRDVDLLDETIALEQQTGFAPERIPGKRVKAIFFMLPAGARQPQAEGQKVRVTFSDGRQMAGFSRDFSGGAQGFFFTPADNRTNTARIFVYRSNVQAVAEG; encoded by the coding sequence ATGTCCGACACGCGCGCGTCGATGAGAGAGTTTCGCTTCCTCGACGAGAAGCGAAAGATGGGGAGCCTTTCCCCCACAGAGGAGGCTCGCTGGACCGAGCTGCGTGGACTCCTGGGAGTCCAGGACGCGCCGGTGCAGGAGCCAGCCGCGGCAGCGCCATACGCGCAGCCCCAGGGCTACTACGGCGCCGACGGCCAGTGGTACGCCGCTCCCGCCGAGGCCCAGCCTCAGGGCTACTACGGCGCCGATGGCCAGTGGTACGCCGCCCCGGCCCCGTATCCGCAGCCGCAGGGCTACTACGGCCAGGACGGCCAGTGGTACCCCTACCCCGCGCCCGCGTATCCGCAGCAGGGCTACGATCCGAACCAGGCCTACGCCGCTGCCTACCCGCAGCAGGGCTACGATCCGAACCAGGCCTACGCCGCTGCCTACCCGCAGCAGGGCTATCCGCAGCAGGGCTACCCGCAGCAGGGCTACGACCCGAACCAGGCCTACGCCGCCTACCCGCAGCAGGGTTATCCGCAGCAGGCCTACGATCCGAACCAGGCCTACGCCGCCTATCCGCAGCAGGGTTATCCGCAGCAGGCATACGATCCGAACCAGGCCTACGCTGCCGCCTACCCGCAGCAGGGCTACGATCCCAACGCCGCGGCCTACGATCCGAACCAGGGCTACGTAGCCCCGGCCGAGGCGCCGCAGGCCTACGACGCCCAGGCCTATGCCGCTCCGGGCTACGCCACGCAGGGCCAGTACCCGGCGGATCCGCAGCAGGCTTACGCCGCTGACTACGCGCAGCCGTATGACCCGGCGCAAGCCCAGGTCCAGGAAGCCTGGACCACCACTGCAGAGCCCACTTACGAGCCGGCCGCTTCCGAGCCGGCGGCGCCCCTTGCTGGTGCGGAAGAGGTCGATTTCACCGCGCTAAGCACGCCCACGTCCTGGAGCCCTCCCGAGGAGCCCGCTCCGGCTGCGGCAGAGCCGGAGGCCCCTCAGGCGGTGGAGGCGGATGACTTCGTCGAGGTGTCCGCCGATGAGGTGACGTCGGTGGAAGAGGCGCCGGAGCCGGTGGCCTCCTTCGAGGAGCCAGCCCCCGAGCTCTCGGCAGTATCTGCACAGCCAGTTCCGGAACCCACTCCCGAGCCCTCCTTCGCGTCGCTCAGTGGCGGCTTCGAGGCCGAGCCCACTCCCGTGAGCGAGGAGGCCGCAACCCCCGTTGAGGAGGCTGTGGAGGCTGTGGAGGCTGTGGAGGCTGTGGAGGCTGTGGAGGCCGCGGAGCCCATTGAACTGGGCTCGGATGATGTCTCGCTGATCGATAGCGAGGTGGAGCAAGTCGAGCCCGAGCCTGAGCCCGTGGCGCCGTTCGCCGCAGAGGCTGCTCTCGAAGCGCCTGCGCCTCAGCCCACCTCTGAGGTGGTGCTGGAGACCTCCTTCGCCGATGTCGCCGTCGAAGAGGCCGCGCCCCTGCCCGAGCCTCAAGCCACGTTCCAGACGGAGCCTCAGCCCACATTCGAGCTTCCGCCGGAGCCAGAGCCGCAGCCAACGTTCGAGCTTCAGCCCGAGCCGGAGCCGCAGCCAACGTTCGAGCTTCAGCCCGAGCCAGAGCCGCAGCCAACGTTCGAGCTTCCACCGGAGCCGGAGCCGCAGCCGACGTTCGAGGCTCAGCCAGAGCCCGAGCCACAGCCGACCTTCGAGGCTCAGCCAGAGCCGGAGCCGCAGCCGACGTTCGAGCTTCCGCCGGAGCCAGAGCCCCTCGCCGCCATGCCGGTCGAGGAGCTGTCGATCGACGATGTGCAGCCGGAGCCTCCGGCCGTCCCTCTGCCCCCGTCCATGGACGCCGCGGCCGATGCCATTCCGGAAGCGGAGATCTCGCTCACGTCTTCGGACATGTTCGAGGAGGCGCCCGCGGCTCCTGTGCTCGAAGCCGCGCCCATCGAGACCGCACCTCAAGAGCCCGCCAGTGCTGACGTGCCCACCTTCGAGGCTTCCGAGCTCTCGATGGAGCCGGCGGCCCCCGAGGACTCCGTGGCCTCGGCGCCTGCCGCCGCCGAAGAGCCCACGTTCGACGTGGCGGATCTCGGTGCCGAGATCGAGCCTCCCGCTCCGGCCATGGCCATCAGCATCGAGCCCCCATCGCTCGAGCTGCGCTCCGTGCAGGTCGGGCCGGACCTGCAGGCGGATACCATCGAGCTCACCGAGGACGCCATCGAGTCCTCTCCCCAGGCGGCCGCCCCCGCCGCACTCACTGTGCCCTGGGAGACCGAGACCACCGACTCTCCTTCGCCCGAGTTCCAGGCGCCCCACGCTCCCGCCAACGTCGAGGACGTCGATCTATCGGGCAACCCCGAGGAGTCCGTTCCGCTCGCGACCAACGCGGACTTCGTGCCCGGCATGACGGACAGCGCGGCCTGGCAGTCGGACCGGTCCATCGAGCTCTCCTCGGAGGCCGCGCCCGAGACGGGCAGTGACGTCATCGAGCTGACCGAGGCGTCCATCGAGCCGCCGCCCGCTGCCATTCCCGCGCAGGACGGCTGGAGCGCCGAGCTGACGGCCCAGGAGGCTGTTCCCTCCACGTCGGCGGACGGGTGGAGCGAGCAGGCTCCCCAGGACAGCTCCTGGTCCGAGGCCCCGGCCCAGCAGGCCCTGTCCTCCGAGTGGAACGCCACGCCCGAGAACACCGAGAGCGCGCCGCCCGCCTGGAGCGCGCCGGAACAGGCGCAGGACGACCAGCCCGTTCTCGAAGCCACGCCCGCGGATCAGGATCAGCCCTGGTCTGCCCAGCCCGAACCCGCCGCTCAAGGCGAGTGGTCCCCCAGCACGCCGCAGGACACGGGCTGGCAGGAGCAGGCCCCCGCCGCCGAGACGCCGGGCTGGGAGGCCCTGCCCGTGGACTCCGCGCAGGAGTTCGACGCCGTCCCGCAGCCAGAGGCCGCACAGGCCCCAGCGCCCGCGCAGGAACTGCAGCCGGTCGAAGAGCTTCAGCCTGCCGAGGAGCTTCAGCCTGCCGAGGAGCTTCAGCCTGCCGAGGAGCTTCAGCCCATCCAGGAGCTTCAGCCTGCCGAGGAGCTTCAGCCCATCCAGGAGGCGGAGCCCGCCCAGGAGTGGACGGAGCAAGTGCCTCCTGCTCCCCCGCAGCAGCCCGAGCGCGCCGAGTGGGCCGAGCCCGAGCCCGAGTGGATCAATGATCCGCCGCAGCGCGACGTGTTCGGAGAGACCACCGAGATCAGCAAGCTCTCCGGTGAGCAGGATGAGTACGCGCCTCGGGAGCAGTGGCCCGAGGGGCCCAGCCCCTTCGCCAGGTCCATGGATGATATGGGCACGGGTCACGTGCAACAGCGGCCCTACCCGGCGGACTCGACGGCCTTCGACGCTCCGATGCAAGAGCTCTCCGGCGAGCCGGACTTCGCCGCGGACACCCACGCCCCGCCGCCTCCGCCCGTCGCGGCCACCGAGGCCGAGCCCATCGACGTCTCCTTCGATGACGCTCCGCCGCCCCCGCCCGTAGCGGCCACTGAAGCCGAGCCCATCGACGTCTCTTTCGACGACGCTCCGCCGCCTCCGCCCGTCGCGGCCACCGAGGCCGAGCCCATCGACGTCTCCTTCGACGACGTGCCGCCGCCTCCGCCGGCCGCGGCCGCGGAGATGCCCGTGGTGGAGCTCGGCGAGGTCGAGTTCAGCGAGGAGCCTGCCCCGGCGCCTGCCGCCGCCATTCCTCTGCCGCCGCCTCCGCCTGCCGCCGCCATTGCCCTGCCGCCGCCTGCTCCAGCAGCAGCTCGCGCCGCTCCGGCTCCTGCGCCCCGGGTGGCAGCTCCTCCTCCGCCCCCTGCGGCGGCCCGCGCCACTCCGCTCCCGGCCATGCCGGCGCCGGGCGTGGCACGTCCCTCGGCTGCGGGCATGCAGGCCATGAACGCGGCCTCCCTGCCTCCGGCCGCGCCCGCACGGGCCCCTGCCATGGCGATGGCGCCGCCGCCGCCGCCCCGCGCCGCGGCTCAGGCCGACAGCGCCGTGGCCCACGAGGAGATTCCGCTCTTCGAGCCCCTGGGAGTGCCGCTCTCGCCCAACACCTCCGCACAGGCCTCATGCTTCGTGGAGGGTGAGCACCGCGTCATCATCCACACCATCGAAGGCCAGGTGAAGCGCGGCATCATCCGCGACGTGGACTTGCTGGACGAGACGATCGCGCTCGAGCAGCAGACCGGCTTCGCCCCCGAGCGCATCCCTGGCAAGCGCGTGAAGGCCATCTTCTTCATGCTCCCGGCCGGCGCGCGCCAGCCGCAGGCCGAGGGCCAGAAGGTCCGCGTCACCTTCAGCGACGGCCGGCAGATGGCGGGCTTCTCGCGCGACTTCAGCGGGGGCGCTCAGGGCTTCTTCTTCACCCCGGCCGACAACCGCACCAACACGGCGCGCATCTTCGTCTACCGCTCCAACGTGCAGGCCGTCGCCGAGGGCTAG
- a CDS encoding YceI family protein — translation MKNLIQSVVAAAAFVVPSLALAANWEIDPGHSSANFTVKHMMVTNVKGEFSKVTGTVTFDEKDPSKSSVNASIDASTIDTRNEPRDNHLKSPDFFDVAKFPAITFKSKKVEKAGEGKYKVTGDLTMHGITKETVLDVDASFKESKNPFSGASISGLTATTKVNRKDFGLNWNKSLETGGVLVGDDVNIGIELELVKKDAAPAVAPVAKPTK, via the coding sequence ATGAAGAACCTGATCCAGTCTGTCGTCGCCGCTGCCGCCTTCGTTGTTCCCTCGCTCGCCCTGGCCGCCAACTGGGAGATTGATCCGGGCCACTCGAGCGCCAACTTCACCGTGAAGCACATGATGGTGACCAACGTGAAGGGTGAGTTCAGCAAGGTCACCGGCACGGTGACGTTCGACGAGAAGGACCCCTCCAAGTCCTCCGTCAACGCCAGCATCGACGCGTCCACCATCGACACGCGCAACGAGCCGCGCGATAACCACCTGAAGAGCCCGGACTTCTTTGACGTGGCGAAGTTCCCGGCCATCACCTTCAAGTCCAAGAAGGTCGAGAAGGCCGGCGAGGGCAAGTACAAGGTCACCGGCGACCTGACCATGCACGGCATCACCAAGGAGACCGTGCTGGACGTGGACGCCAGCTTCAAGGAGAGCAAGAACCCGTTCTCCGGCGCCTCTATCTCCGGCCTGACGGCGACCACCAAGGTCAACCGCAAGGACTTCGGCCTGAACTGGAACAAGAGCCTGGAGACGGGCGGCGTGCTGGTGGGTGACGACGTGAACATCGGCATCGAGCTGGAGCTCGTGAAGAAGGACGCCGCCCCGGCCGTGGCCCCGGTCGCCAAGCCGACCAAGTAA
- a CDS encoding dioxygenase, translated as MSSELHRREVLQAAAAVGVAGVAEAAGGKKVAGRSVAPAFFVSHGSPMVALDSDAYPQALKSFADGLQEVRALVVVSAHWETAGGVRVTASEAPPLIYDFGGFPEPLYQLTYPCPGEPVLAREVASRLVSAGFPAVEDPARGLDHGTWVPLRLALPAARLPVVQLSMPRGATAEDVARMGEALRPLRSQGVMLMGSGGITHNLRRVVFQDKYAPAEPWAQAFDGWVAQGLSSRDFTGLRAWSTAPNARLAHPSTEHLFPLYFVLGAALAEDRVTPVFEGFHHGTLSMRSFALHS; from the coding sequence GTGAGCTCCGAACTCCATAGACGCGAGGTTCTGCAGGCCGCCGCCGCTGTGGGCGTGGCGGGTGTCGCGGAGGCCGCAGGAGGCAAGAAGGTGGCAGGTCGCTCCGTGGCCCCGGCGTTCTTCGTCTCGCATGGCTCGCCCATGGTGGCGCTCGACTCGGACGCCTACCCCCAGGCGCTGAAGTCCTTCGCCGACGGGCTCCAGGAGGTGCGGGCCCTCGTGGTCGTCTCCGCGCACTGGGAGACGGCGGGCGGTGTGCGCGTCACCGCGAGCGAGGCCCCGCCGCTCATCTATGACTTCGGTGGCTTCCCCGAGCCCCTCTACCAGCTGACCTACCCGTGCCCCGGCGAGCCCGTGCTCGCGCGCGAGGTGGCCTCCCGGCTGGTGTCCGCGGGCTTTCCGGCGGTGGAGGATCCTGCGCGCGGGCTGGACCACGGCACGTGGGTGCCGCTGCGGCTGGCGCTGCCGGCGGCGCGGCTTCCGGTGGTGCAGTTGTCCATGCCTCGCGGTGCCACGGCCGAGGACGTGGCGCGCATGGGCGAGGCGCTGCGCCCGCTGCGCTCCCAGGGCGTCATGCTCATGGGCAGCGGTGGCATCACCCACAACCTCCGCCGCGTGGTGTTCCAGGACAAGTACGCCCCCGCCGAGCCCTGGGCCCAGGCCTTCGATGGCTGGGTGGCGCAGGGGCTGTCGTCTCGGGACTTCACCGGCCTTCGTGCTTGGTCCACCGCACCGAATGCGCGCCTGGCGCATCCAAGCACCGAGCACTTGTTTCCGCTGTATTTCGTCCTGGGCGCTGCCCTCGCCGAGGACCGGGTTACCCCCGTATTCGAGGGCTTTCATCACGGAACGCTGTCCATGCGCAGCTTCGCGCTGCACAGCTGA